The nucleotide window TGATAACAGGAATACAGAACGTATCATTGAAATCAATTATTCAAAACTGATTCCTGTAATGAATTATTTTGCCCATAAATTTGAAAGCAGAAGATCAGGAACAATCATTGGCCTTTCATCAGTAGCTGGTGATAGAGGGAGGCAGAGCAACTTTATCTATGGGAGTGCAAAAGCTGCCTTCACCGCTTATCTGAGTGGTTTGAGAAATTATCTTTTTGATAAAAAAGTTCATGTGCTTACAATAAAGCCCGGGTTTATGGCAACCAAGATGACAGAAGGTCTGCCTTTGAATCCTAAATTGACAGCGACGCCAAAACAGGCAGCTGCCTGTATTTATAAAGCCTTCAAAAAGGAGAAAAATGTGGCATATGTTTTGCCGGTTTGGAGTATTATTATGATGATTATCAGGAATATCCCTGAGTTTATATTCAAAAAATTAAAGCTTTAAAAATGAAAAAATTGTATTGTTTTGATTTTGACGGAACCCTGACGTATAAAGATACAATGTTTATGTACCTTAAATTCTACGATTCTACAAAATACCGTATACAATTTTTGAGACATGTACCGCTCTTTATCCTGCTAAAGCTGAAACTGGCTGAAACTGAAAAAGTGAAGAAAAGTTTTATCGGCTCTATTTTAAAAGGACAAAGCCAGGAAAAAATTGAACAGAAGTCTAAGCAGTTTTTTGAACAGCATTATCCTAAAATCGTAAGGGAGAATGCATTAGACTTTATAAAAAATATCGATAGGAATAATACACAGAGTTTATTGGTAACCGCTTCATTGGATATCTGGGTAAAACCTTTTGCCGAAGAACTTAAAATGGAGCTGGTTTCTACGCGGGCAGAGTTTAAGAACGGGGTTTTCACAGGAAATTTTGTAGGGAAAAACTGTAATGGGAAAGAAAAACTGATAAGAATTAAAGAGGAAATCAACGATTCAAAGTACGATAAAATTATTGCATTTGGAGATACTTCCGGAGATCGGCCAATGTTGAAATGGGCAAATGAAGGACATTACCAATTTTTTCATTAATTTTGGGAGATAAAATTGTAAAAATGAAAAGTCTGTCAATTGCATGTGCTGTAATCTTCATGAGCTGTGCAGCTACATCCTCGCAAAAGAATGCTGATAGTCAGCATGACGCAGAACTTATTGTATCCCAGTCACAGGGAGGTGCAGCACAGGCAGGTTTTAGAATTATTAAGGAAGAAACAGATTTTCGTAATACAATCAAAGGAAGCTTTGGCATTATAGGCCCGGAAGGAGATGGATCTTACATCAAATACCCGCAATTTCCTAAAAATAAAAAAGTTGTTCTATACAATCTGGGAACTTTCAGATCAGGAAGTCATACTATTGATGAGATCAAAAGTGTGTCTGTAAAAAATAAAATTTTATATGTGGAAGTTCCGGCCGGAGCACCATCCGGTGGAATGGAAATTCAGGTGATTTCCAACCCTTGGTTTATTTTCACTGTTCCTTCAGATTATCAGTTTAACTCCGTAGAATTAAAATATTCAAAATAATAATGGATAAAGTATATTTAGATAATGCCGCAACCACTCCGCTTGCAGAAGAAGTTATAGATGCAATGGTTGGCACTATGAAGATGAATTTCGGAAACCCGTCTTCAACGCACAGCTTTGGACAGGAAGCAAAAATCCTTATTGAAAATGTAAGAAGACAGGTTGCAGACTATCTTCATGTAACTCCGGCTGAAATCATTTTCACTTCCTGTGGAACCGAATCCAACAATATGATCATCAAATCCTCGGTAGAACACCTTGGGGTAGAAAGAATAATCAGCTCTCCTCTGGAACACAAATGTGTTTCTGAAAGTATTCTGGATATGAAAAGCAGAAAAGGAGTAGAAGTAAACTATATCCGTCCGAATGAAAAAGGAGATATTGATCTTGCTAAATTAGAAGAGCTTTTAAAAGCATCAGATAAAAAAACACTGGTAAGCTTAATGCATGCCAACAATGAAATCGGAAATATCATTAATCTTAAACAAGTTGCCCAACTGTGCAAAGAGTATAATGCGCTTTTCCACTCGGATACCGTGCAGACAATGGCCCATATGAACCTTGATTTCTCTGATATCCCTGTAGACTTTGCTTCCTGTAGTGCCCATAAGTTTCACGGACCAAAAGGTGCCGGATTTGCATTTATCAGAAAGGCAACAGGATTAAAAGGAATTATCACCGGAGGACCCCAGGAAAGAAGTCTTAGAGCAGGGACTGAAAATGTTTGCGGTATCGTAGGGCTGGGGAAAGCATTGGAGCTTTCTCTGAATCATATGGAGGAATATACCCGCCATATGCAGGATATCAAAGATTATGCAATTGAAAGGCTTTCCACAGAAATTGAAGGAATAAAGTTCAATGGAAGAAGCGCTGAAAAGGAAAATAGTCTTTATACGGTTTTAAGTGCATTACTGCCTTATAAAAATCCATTGATAGGACTTCAGCTGGATATGAAAGGAATTGCAATTTCTCAGGGAAGTGCATGCTCGTCAGGAGCGTCAAAACCTTCAATGGTAATGATGATGGTGCTTTCTGAAGACGAAATGGATCACTGTACGCCATTGCGTATCTCTTTCAGCCATATGACGACCAAATCGGATATTGATGCATTAGTCAATGCACTGAAAGAAATTTCAAAAGATTACACTATAGAAAAAACTAATGTTGAGCATAGATAGTCTTGTGCTCTAAAAATCGTAATTTTGAACATCCGATAAGAGGATTAAAAGAAAATAATATTAATAAAATAAAAGAAACAAAAATGGCTTTAGAAATTACAGACAGCTCATTTCAGGATACGGTTTTAAAATCAGACAAACCGGTATTAGTAGACTTCTGGGCAGTATGGTGTGGACCTTGCAGAACTTTAGGACCAATCATCGAAGAAGTAGCATCAGATTTTGAAGGTAAAGCAGTAGTTGGGAAAGTAGATGTGGATAACAACCAGGAAATCTCTATGCAGTATGGTATCAGAAATATTCCTACAGTTCTTATCTTTAAAAACGGAGAAGTAGTAGATAAATTAGTAGGTGTAGCTCCAAAAGAAGTAATCGCTGAAAAATTAAGCGCTCACTTATAAAAAAAATAAGTTTGATAATGAATGCCTTCCAGTGT belongs to Chryseobacterium gleum and includes:
- a CDS encoding cysteine desulfurase family protein translates to MDKVYLDNAATTPLAEEVIDAMVGTMKMNFGNPSSTHSFGQEAKILIENVRRQVADYLHVTPAEIIFTSCGTESNNMIIKSSVEHLGVERIISSPLEHKCVSESILDMKSRKGVEVNYIRPNEKGDIDLAKLEELLKASDKKTLVSLMHANNEIGNIINLKQVAQLCKEYNALFHSDTVQTMAHMNLDFSDIPVDFASCSAHKFHGPKGAGFAFIRKATGLKGIITGGPQERSLRAGTENVCGIVGLGKALELSLNHMEEYTRHMQDIKDYAIERLSTEIEGIKFNGRSAEKENSLYTVLSALLPYKNPLIGLQLDMKGIAISQGSACSSGASKPSMVMMMVLSEDEMDHCTPLRISFSHMTTKSDIDALVNALKEISKDYTIEKTNVEHR
- a CDS encoding HAD family hydrolase, with translation MKKLYCFDFDGTLTYKDTMFMYLKFYDSTKYRIQFLRHVPLFILLKLKLAETEKVKKSFIGSILKGQSQEKIEQKSKQFFEQHYPKIVRENALDFIKNIDRNNTQSLLVTASLDIWVKPFAEELKMELVSTRAEFKNGVFTGNFVGKNCNGKEKLIRIKEEINDSKYDKIIAFGDTSGDRPMLKWANEGHYQFFH
- a CDS encoding SDR family NAD(P)-dependent oxidoreductase; protein product: MIVLGSTSEVAQAFVEKALQEGEKFEKIYLFTSNKETTERFARHIDVKFLQQAEVIDLDLTKEIDYNRFDHINSNVLFCAVGYLGEGTEEGLYDNRNTERIIEINYSKLIPVMNYFAHKFESRRSGTIIGLSSVAGDRGRQSNFIYGSAKAAFTAYLSGLRNYLFDKKVHVLTIKPGFMATKMTEGLPLNPKLTATPKQAAACIYKAFKKEKNVAYVLPVWSIIMMIIRNIPEFIFKKLKL
- the trxA gene encoding thioredoxin; this translates as MALEITDSSFQDTVLKSDKPVLVDFWAVWCGPCRTLGPIIEEVASDFEGKAVVGKVDVDNNQEISMQYGIRNIPTVLIFKNGEVVDKLVGVAPKEVIAEKLSAHL